GGTATGTGTTGTAGCCGATGAGCCGTAAGGCAACATGGCTGCAAGTCTCAGTCATGCCATAAGTGGCGAATGCTCTTATGCCTGAGCGAGACATGGTGTGCTCCTGAAGTGGTGATAATGGCGCACCACCGATTATTATATTTCGGGTCTTATTGGCGATAGGTGACTTAAGCAGCCCTTCAATCTGGGAAGGGACAATCGGGATCAGATCGCAGTTATCGATCTCAAGTGACTGGAATGGATGTGAGGACGGGCGTTCGGTGATCAGTTTGCATCCTGCTTCAATGGCTCGCACTATCTGCATTTTGCCTGCGATATAATCGGGGGAGAGCGGAAGCATGATGGTGGAGCCTGAATTGATGCCGAAGAATTTGATGGTGGCTCTGGCTGATGCCCGCATGTCATCTTTTAGGAGGAGAATATCTTTGGGTGTCCCGGTTGTTCCAGATGTGTGGGCTTTTACGTATCTGGAGCTGTTGTTCCACTCATTAATGAATTCTGCCGCCTCGTTGGTTAGAATGCTTTCGTGGTGAAGTGTATGGCTCATAGATGCATGATGTGTTGCATGTCCCAGTTGTTGTCGGGGTCGTACCACAGTTTTTCTCCGTTCAGTGTCAGGGGAGAGGGTATGTTGTTGTCATACAGCTGTCCGGTGCCTAATCCCTGAGGCATTTCGGGTTTGTGGCTGGCAATCCATTGTGCGATGGCGTTCAGTCCTATGTTGGATTCGAGTGCCGATGTAGCCCACCATCCTATGCCTCGTTCTTTTGCGAGATCTATCCACTCGTCCGATGCCGTGAATCCTCCTGTAAGGGTAGGCTTCAGGATTATATAGTGAGGCCGGATTGTCTCAAGCATCTTTATGCGTGAGTCGTTGTCGTTCAGCCCTATAAGCTCTTCATCAAGAGCGATTGGAATGGGGCTTTGTGAGCAGATGTGTGACATTTTGTCATATTGTCCCTGACGGATCGGTTGCTCTATTGAATGGATGCGGAATCGGGATAGGCTGTCGAGTCGGCTGAGCGCGTCTTCTGCTCTGAAAGCCCCGTTGGCATCAAGCCTTATCTCTATGTCGGGAGCTTGATTGCGGATATAGGAGAGCAATTCAAGTTCCTGATTGAAGTCTATGCCTCCTATTTTCACCTTTATGCAAGAGAAGCCTTCTTTGAGTTTTTGGTCAATGCGTGAGCGCATTGTCGCTTTATCACCCATCCATATCAAGCCGTTGATCGTCATTGGGATTTTCCCGGAAGTCCATTCCGAGGGGAACAGACAGCGGTTGCCGCCGTTCATGAGATCCCTGATGGCTGACTCGATGCCGAATCGTATTGACGGATACTCTGATAGCGATTCAGTGTTGTTGGCATATCTGTTGATGCCTTTGCATATATCCGTAAGGATGTTTTCGTATTCCGGGGTGTCGTCAGAGCTTAATCCTCTGAACAGCCCTGCCTCACCTATGCCTATTACCTCAGGACACGACTCATTCCACGCCTTTATGTAATAGGTGTCCTTATAGGAAAGCCGCTCACGAGAGGTAATGGCTGTGAAGCGGAAGCTGAGACGGTATTTAAGCCATTCGGCTCTCATTATCCTGGAAATTTTGGAAATTGGTCAAAGTCGGGGGTGCGTTTCTCAAGGAATGCGTTTTTCCCTTCCTGAGCCTCTGCCATGAGATAGTACATAAGTGTAGCGTCTCCAGCGAATTCCATCATGCCGCGTTGTCCGTCGAGTTCAGCATTCAGGGCTCTCTTGATCATGCGTATAGCCATCGGAGAACGGCTCAGTATGGTTTCGCACCATTCCACAGTCTCATCTTCCAGACGGTCAAAAGGCACCACTTTGTTGACCATACCCATGTCTTCCGCCTCCTTTGCCGTGTACTGACGGCATAGGAACCATATCTCTCTGGCTTTCTTTTGTCCCACGCAGCGTGCGAGGTAACTTGATCCGAAGCCGGCATCGAAACTCCCGACCTTGGGTCCGGTCTGGCCGAATCTCGCATTTTCGGAGGCAATGGTGAGGTCGCACACCACATGTAGCACATGACCGCCGCCGATAGCATAGCCGTTGACCATCGCGATCACCGGTTTGGGTATTGAGCGGATAGCTTTGTGGAGGTCGAGCACATTCAGCCGAGGTACCCCATTGTCATCAATGTAGCCTCCTATGCCCTTTACTTTCTGGTCGCCACCCGAGCAGAATGCTTTGTCGCCGGCACCTGTGAGAATGATCACGCCTATGTCACTTGCCTCACGGCAATAAGCCATGGCGTCAAGCATCTCAAAATTTGTGTGAGGACGGAACGCATTATACACCTGCGGCCTGTTTATCGTTATTTTTGCAATCTTGCCGTATCTTTCAAAGAGTATGTCATCGTACTCCTTTATCTTTGTCCATTCTCTTTTCATAATGAATTGGGGGATATGTCTATTTTTGTCTGCAAAATTAGTGAAAAATCTTTTACTTTTGCTTGTATCCTTGATGGAAAAATTGTACCTTTGCACCCGAATTCTAATACAAATCACTAATTAATGGCAACAAAAATCAGACTGCAACGCCATGGTCGCAAGAACTATGCGTTCTATCCTATTGTTATCGCCGATAGCAGGGCACCACGAGATGGTAGATTTATTGAAAGGATAGGTTCTTATAATCCGAACACTAATCCTGCTACAGTAACTTTGAACTTCGAGCGTGCTTTGTATTGGGTAAACGTCGGCGCACAGCCTACTGACACAGTTCGCACTATTCTCTCTAACGAGGGTGTGATGCTCATGAAGCATCTTCAGGGCGGTGTTAAGAAAGGTGCATTCGACGAAGCTGAGGCTCAGCGTCGTTTCGATGCCTGGAAAGCCCAGAAGAATGAGTCAGTCAACAAGTTCCGCGCTTCTATGGCTGACAAGAAAGAGCAGGATGCCAAGGCTCGCCTTGAGGCTGAGCAGGCCAAGAACAAAGCTAAGGCTGAAGAGGTAGCCAAGAAGAAGGCTGAACTCGCTGCTGCCGCTGCTGAGGCCGAGGCTGCTACCGAGGAAGCTCCCGCTGCTGAAGCTGAGGCTCCCGCAGCAGAGTAAAAACTGCTCGTAACATTACGATGTTAAAAACAACTTGAGGATGAATTTCGCTTTTGTGAGGTTCATCCTCAATGTATATATTGACTCTTACCCTCACAGCCATGAAAAAAACAATAATCATTGTGGCTATAATAAATTGTATAGCCATCAGTTCTTTTGCCCAGGAGTTTGGGAAGCATTTTGCTGACTCCACTTTACGACTGGATTATATATTCGGTGGAAAAGTCTCTTGCGACGGTAAGCCGGAGTGTCAGGTGTTATTGGATGGATTGGTCCGCACTCCTGGTTGGTCGGGTCGCAGGAACAATCTTGTGTCCATGCCTCTTGCCGGCAACGGACGTGTGACTGTCAGGGACAAGGAGTCGGGCGACACTATTTATGTCACAACTTTTTCAACACTGTTTCAGGAATGGCTCGCTATGCCTGAGAGCAGAGAGGTGGCACGCTCGTTTGAGAATAGTTTTCTTGTCCCTATGCCAAGGAGGCTTGCGACAATTGATGTGGAGCTTTATGACAGTAATCGGAAAAAAGTAGTGGAGATGTCCCACAATGTCAATCCTTCCGATATTCTTATTGTAGACAGGAGCAATGTCAATCCTAATCCTAACCGTTATATTCACAGAAGCACCCATCCTGAAAGAGCTATAGACGTTGCGATTCTTTCGGAGGGTTACTCTGCTACCGAGATGGATTCATTTTATAAGGCTGC
The nucleotide sequence above comes from Duncaniella freteri. Encoded proteins:
- a CDS encoding AMP-binding protein; translated protein: MSHTLHHESILTNEAAEFINEWNNSSRYVKAHTSGTTGTPKDILLLKDDMRASARATIKFFGINSGSTIMLPLSPDYIAGKMQIVRAIEAGCKLITERPSSHPFQSLEIDNCDLIPIVPSQIEGLLKSPIANKTRNIIIGGAPLSPLQEHTMSRSGIRAFATYGMTETCSHVALRLIGYNTYRSLPGFIFSIDSRGCLVIDSSTLSCGRLTTNDMVKLISTGEFEWLGRYDNVINSGGIKIHPEKIERILQSILPTGVTAYVTSRKSQQWGEEAVIVTDNCALTSELLQRLRPLLPQHHTPHDIIHVTKIQHTTSGKIIRQRFP
- a CDS encoding o-succinylbenzoate synthase, which codes for MRAEWLKYRLSFRFTAITSRERLSYKDTYYIKAWNESCPEVIGIGEAGLFRGLSSDDTPEYENILTDICKGINRYANNTESLSEYPSIRFGIESAIRDLMNGGNRCLFPSEWTSGKIPMTINGLIWMGDKATMRSRIDQKLKEGFSCIKVKIGGIDFNQELELLSYIRNQAPDIEIRLDANGAFRAEDALSRLDSLSRFRIHSIEQPIRQGQYDKMSHICSQSPIPIALDEELIGLNDNDSRIKMLETIRPHYIILKPTLTGGFTASDEWIDLAKERGIGWWATSALESNIGLNAIAQWIASHKPEMPQGLGTGQLYDNNIPSPLTLNGEKLWYDPDNNWDMQHIMHL
- the menB gene encoding 1,4-dihydroxy-2-naphthoyl-CoA synthase, whose product is MMKREWTKIKEYDDILFERYGKIAKITINRPQVYNAFRPHTNFEMLDAMAYCREASDIGVIILTGAGDKAFCSGGDQKVKGIGGYIDDNGVPRLNVLDLHKAIRSIPKPVIAMVNGYAIGGGHVLHVVCDLTIASENARFGQTGPKVGSFDAGFGSSYLARCVGQKKAREIWFLCRQYTAKEAEDMGMVNKVVPFDRLEDETVEWCETILSRSPMAIRMIKRALNAELDGQRGMMEFAGDATLMYYLMAEAQEGKNAFLEKRTPDFDQFPKFPG
- a CDS encoding 30S ribosomal protein S16 gives rise to the protein MATKIRLQRHGRKNYAFYPIVIADSRAPRDGRFIERIGSYNPNTNPATVTLNFERALYWVNVGAQPTDTVRTILSNEGVMLMKHLQGGVKKGAFDEAEAQRRFDAWKAQKNESVNKFRASMADKKEQDAKARLEAEQAKNKAKAEEVAKKKAELAAAAAEAEAATEEAPAAEAEAPAAE